One genomic window of Halobellus limi includes the following:
- a CDS encoding cold-shock protein — translation MANGKVDFFNDTGGYGFISTDDSDDDVFFHMEDVGGPDLEEGQDVDFEIESSPKGPRATNLVRN, via the coding sequence ATGGCAAACGGTAAGGTTGACTTCTTCAACGACACTGGCGGCTACGGTTTCATTTCGACTGACGACTCTGACGACGACGTGTTCTTCCACATGGAGGACGTCGGCGGTCCGGACCTCGAAGAGGGGCAGGACGTCGACTTCGAGATCGAATCGTCCCCCAAGGGACCGCGCGCGACGAACCTCGTCCGTAACTAA